Proteins encoded in a region of the Haloarcula sp. CBA1129 genome:
- a CDS encoding ABC transporter substrate-binding protein produces MNRREYIVATGIGLAGAVAGCSGQSEAGSGGDGATADATDSSQTAAESTATPATEQSDSGYAVSMEPVGEVSFESVPEVWVANNGSWADMGIALGLDAPEGVWLPSRYHTQYYDDIPGVSVDNSLQKLWGDSGVGKEQFYEIDADIHVMDPNFLQSRGSWEQSDIDEIETQIAPFFGNSIFSTGYEWHDYTYYTLYEAFEKLSQAFQRTNRFDAFQTLHEEFQTSLSDIVPDSESDRPEVAIMWAGSDEPTTFSPYLIEDGTSFKQWRDLRVRDAFAETDVRDFHSDRGKVDFETLLDIDPEYLLLRGQETKTRAEFEDTVVRSLEADQTGSELTAVQNGNVYRGGPLYQGPITNLVLTERAASQVYDVDRELFDRQRVADIVAGDL; encoded by the coding sequence ATGAACCGACGAGAGTACATCGTTGCGACCGGTATCGGGCTGGCAGGTGCCGTCGCCGGCTGTTCAGGTCAGTCCGAGGCCGGGAGCGGTGGTGACGGTGCGACTGCTGACGCGACAGATTCCAGTCAGACGGCCGCGGAGTCGACTGCGACACCGGCCACGGAACAGTCGGATTCGGGCTACGCCGTCTCGATGGAGCCAGTCGGCGAGGTCAGCTTCGAGTCGGTGCCTGAGGTTTGGGTCGCGAACAACGGAAGCTGGGCCGACATGGGAATCGCGCTCGGTCTCGACGCACCGGAGGGAGTCTGGCTACCCTCCCGGTACCACACCCAGTACTACGACGATATTCCGGGCGTTAGCGTTGACAACTCGCTCCAGAAGCTGTGGGGTGACAGCGGCGTCGGCAAGGAGCAGTTCTACGAAATAGACGCCGACATCCACGTCATGGACCCGAATTTCCTGCAGAGCCGCGGGTCTTGGGAGCAGTCGGACATCGACGAAATCGAGACCCAGATCGCACCGTTCTTCGGGAACAGCATCTTCTCGACCGGCTACGAGTGGCACGATTACACCTACTACACGCTGTACGAAGCCTTCGAGAAACTGTCTCAGGCGTTCCAGCGGACCAACCGCTTCGACGCGTTTCAGACCCTCCACGAGGAGTTCCAGACGAGTCTATCTGACATCGTGCCGGACTCGGAGTCCGACCGGCCGGAAGTGGCTATCATGTGGGCCGGGAGCGACGAGCCGACGACCTTCTCGCCGTACCTCATCGAGGACGGGACCAGTTTCAAACAGTGGCGGGACTTGCGCGTGCGCGATGCCTTCGCGGAGACTGACGTCAGAGACTTCCACTCCGACCGAGGAAAAGTCGATTTCGAGACCCTGCTTGACATCGACCCGGAGTATCTGCTCTTGCGTGGACAGGAGACCAAGACACGAGCGGAGTTCGAAGACACAGTTGTTCGCTCCCTCGAAGCGGATCAGACCGGAAGCGAACTGACAGCGGTACAGAACGGGAACGTGTACCGCGGTGGTCCGCTGTATCAGGGGCCGATAACGAATCTGGTCCTCACAGAACGAGCCGCGTCGCAGGTGTACGACGTGGACCGGGAGCTATTCGACCGCCAGCGCGTCGCCGACATCGTCGCGGGAGACCTGTAA
- a CDS encoding acyl-CoA carboxylase subunit beta has protein sequence MSQQEEPADETAPDDAVEALREKRAEAELGGGEARIESQHEKGKMTARERIDFLVDDGTFNEVDPFVEHRSTSFGMDEKRFAGDAVVTGYGEVDGRKVFLFAHDFTVLGGSVGEVVADKICKVMDRAIENGVPVIGLNDSGGARIQEGVDSLVGFAKIFERNTKASGLIPQISAIMGPCAGGATYSPALTDFTFMVQDTSHMFITGPDVIETVTGEQVSKEELGGAGSHSTKSGVAHFSYPSEEEALENIRRLLSYLPANNMEDPPRVKPWDDPDREIPGVTDIVPSAPRKPYDMTQVIDSIVDEDSFFEVHGNWARNVVVGFSRMDGQSVGVVANQPRVSAGTLDIDAAEKAARFVRFCDSFNIPILTLVDVPGFMPGTDQEHNGIIRRGAKLIYAYAEATVPLLSVVVRKAYGGAYIVMSSKFLGSDVNYAWPGSEMAVLGPRGAVNILYRNEIADADDPDAKRQELMDEFRDEFANPYGPAKRGYLDDVIEPKDTRKRLIQDLDLLQRKREDTPPKDHGNIPL, from the coding sequence ATGAGTCAGCAGGAAGAACCAGCAGACGAGACCGCGCCCGACGACGCGGTCGAGGCGTTGCGAGAGAAACGAGCCGAAGCCGAGCTCGGTGGCGGCGAGGCCCGTATCGAATCCCAGCACGAGAAGGGAAAAATGACCGCCCGCGAGCGCATCGACTTTCTGGTCGACGACGGTACGTTCAACGAAGTCGACCCGTTCGTCGAGCACCGGTCGACGAGCTTCGGCATGGACGAGAAACGGTTCGCTGGCGATGCAGTTGTTACCGGCTACGGTGAAGTTGACGGCCGGAAGGTGTTCCTGTTCGCCCACGATTTCACCGTGCTGGGCGGGTCTGTCGGCGAGGTCGTCGCCGACAAGATCTGCAAGGTGATGGACAGAGCCATCGAGAACGGCGTCCCGGTCATCGGACTCAACGACTCCGGTGGCGCACGCATTCAGGAGGGTGTCGATTCGCTGGTCGGCTTCGCCAAGATATTCGAGCGCAACACAAAGGCCAGTGGACTCATCCCCCAGATTTCGGCCATCATGGGGCCGTGTGCCGGTGGGGCCACCTACAGCCCGGCGCTGACTGACTTCACCTTCATGGTGCAGGACACCAGCCACATGTTCATCACCGGACCGGACGTCATCGAGACGGTGACCGGTGAACAGGTGTCGAAGGAGGAACTCGGCGGCGCGGGCTCACACTCCACGAAGTCCGGCGTGGCCCACTTCTCGTACCCCTCCGAGGAGGAGGCCCTGGAGAACATCCGCCGCCTCCTGTCGTATCTCCCGGCGAACAACATGGAGGACCCACCGCGGGTCAAGCCGTGGGACGACCCCGACCGAGAAATCCCCGGCGTGACTGACATCGTCCCGTCAGCGCCGCGCAAGCCCTACGACATGACGCAGGTCATCGACTCGATTGTCGACGAAGACTCCTTCTTCGAGGTCCACGGCAACTGGGCGCGCAACGTCGTCGTGGGCTTCTCGCGGATGGATGGTCAGTCGGTCGGCGTCGTCGCCAATCAGCCACGCGTGAGCGCGGGGACGCTCGACATCGACGCGGCGGAGAAAGCGGCCCGGTTCGTTCGTTTCTGTGATTCGTTCAATATCCCCATCCTCACGCTCGTCGACGTGCCCGGGTTCATGCCCGGCACGGATCAGGAGCACAACGGGATCATCCGGCGAGGGGCGAAGCTGATCTACGCCTACGCCGAGGCGACGGTGCCGCTGCTGTCGGTCGTCGTGCGGAAAGCCTACGGCGGCGCGTACATCGTCATGTCCTCGAAGTTCCTTGGTAGCGACGTGAACTACGCTTGGCCCGGTTCGGAGATGGCGGTGCTCGGTCCACGGGGGGCAGTCAACATCCTCTACCGGAACGAGATCGCGGACGCCGACGACCCGGACGCCAAACGGCAGGAACTGATGGACGAGTTCCGCGACGAGTTCGCGAATCCGTACGGGCCGGCGAAACGGGGCTATCTCGACGACGTCATCGAGCCGAAGGACACGCGAAAGCGTCTCATTCAGGACCTCGACCTCCTGCAGCGCAAGCGTGAGGACACGCCGCCGAAAGACCACGGCAACATCCCACTGTAA
- a CDS encoding beta-ketoacyl-ACP reductase yields the protein MNLDNQTCVVTGSSRGIGRGIAKDLGAHGANVVVNYRSSEAEARAVVEDIRESGGSAIAAQADVAKLDDVRAMREKVADEFGPADVLVNNAGITIDKKFENMTREDWETVIDVNLGGVFNGTKAFYDDIRDAEHGRLINISSVVGQQGNIGQANYATTKSGLFGFTRTLALELAHTGSTANCVAPGFVKTDMLEEVPERVQEKILREIPLDRFARVEDIAGIVRFVASEESSYMTGQVLGVNGGMEW from the coding sequence ATGAACCTGGACAATCAAACCTGTGTCGTCACTGGGTCCTCGCGCGGTATCGGCCGCGGAATCGCCAAAGACCTCGGTGCTCACGGGGCCAACGTCGTCGTTAATTACCGATCCTCGGAGGCGGAAGCCCGTGCCGTTGTCGAGGATATCCGCGAAAGCGGTGGCTCCGCTATCGCGGCGCAGGCCGACGTGGCGAAACTCGATGATGTCCGGGCAATGCGTGAAAAGGTGGCCGACGAGTTCGGTCCCGCAGACGTGCTCGTCAACAACGCCGGCATCACCATCGACAAGAAATTCGAGAACATGACTCGCGAAGACTGGGAGACGGTTATCGATGTCAACCTCGGCGGCGTGTTCAACGGGACGAAGGCGTTCTACGACGACATTCGCGACGCCGAGCACGGCCGACTGATAAACATCTCTAGCGTCGTCGGCCAACAGGGCAACATCGGACAGGCCAACTATGCGACGACGAAATCCGGATTGTTCGGCTTTACACGGACGCTTGCGCTCGAACTAGCACACACGGGTTCGACCGCGAACTGCGTCGCGCCGGGCTTCGTCAAGACAGACATGCTAGAGGAAGTGCCCGAGCGCGTTCAGGAGAAGATTCTACGAGAGATCCCGCTCGACCGATTCGCTCGCGTGGAAGACATCGCCGGTATCGTGCGGTTCGTTGCCAGCGAGGAATCGAGCTACATGACAGGACAGGTACTTGGTGTCAACGGCGGAATGGAGTGGTAG
- a CDS encoding alpha-1 4-glucan-protein synthase yields MTADICVMVPTIRNHECMRSYFQNARDHGFDLDRLFVVLITEDFCDTDAMEQMLDEEGVDGAVYDGAAREAWFENHGASEYSHLIPEASHAQTSFGLLYMWASDYEYGVFIDDDTLPHEDTDFFGTHMENLAFEGEMETVSSDKQWVNVLYQNEDEHGLYPRGYPYAAMDETVETEQTHVDDVVASQGLWTNVPDLDAVRILMDGDLQGQAQTRTDGGDFGEDFVAADGQYLTVCSMNLAFRREVIPAFYQLPMDDNEWDVGRFDDIWSGVFLKRACDVLDKQIYNGDPLCEHNKAPRSTFSDLTNEVHGLELNEHVWEIVDEAGADADSYAEVFDAIATAMADGDFSDWENGAFLNYCGEFMLDWLECLDELDAAATEQVPATADD; encoded by the coding sequence ATGACAGCCGACATCTGCGTGATGGTGCCGACGATTCGAAACCACGAGTGTATGCGTTCGTACTTCCAGAACGCCCGAGACCACGGGTTCGATCTGGACCGACTGTTCGTCGTGCTCATCACCGAGGATTTCTGTGACACCGATGCGATGGAACAGATGCTCGACGAGGAAGGCGTCGACGGGGCCGTCTACGACGGGGCCGCCCGCGAGGCGTGGTTCGAGAACCACGGCGCGAGCGAGTATTCACATCTTATCCCCGAGGCCAGCCACGCTCAAACGTCGTTTGGCCTCCTCTACATGTGGGCCAGCGACTACGAGTACGGTGTGTTCATCGACGACGACACGCTGCCACACGAGGACACCGACTTCTTCGGGACACACATGGAGAACTTGGCCTTCGAGGGCGAGATGGAGACGGTCAGCTCCGACAAGCAGTGGGTCAACGTGCTCTACCAGAACGAGGACGAACATGGCCTCTACCCACGTGGCTACCCCTACGCTGCGATGGACGAGACGGTCGAGACCGAGCAAACCCACGTCGACGACGTGGTCGCCTCGCAGGGCCTCTGGACGAACGTCCCCGACCTCGACGCCGTTCGTATCCTGATGGACGGCGACCTGCAGGGACAGGCCCAGACCCGTACTGACGGGGGGGACTTCGGTGAGGACTTCGTGGCCGCCGATGGTCAGTACCTCACCGTCTGTTCGATGAACCTCGCCTTCCGCCGTGAAGTCATCCCGGCGTTCTATCAGCTCCCGATGGACGACAACGAGTGGGACGTGGGCCGCTTCGACGACATCTGGTCGGGCGTGTTCCTCAAACGGGCCTGTGACGTGCTGGACAAGCAGATATACAACGGTGACCCGCTGTGTGAGCACAACAAAGCGCCCCGCTCGACGTTCTCGGACCTCACAAACGAGGTCCACGGGCTCGAACTCAACGAGCACGTCTGGGAAATCGTCGATGAGGCCGGTGCGGACGCCGATTCCTACGCCGAAGTGTTCGACGCGATCGCGACAGCCATGGCCGACGGCGATTTCAGCGACTGGGAAAACGGGGCCTTCCTTAACTACTGCGGCGAATTCATGCTTGACTGGCTGGAATGTCTCGACGAACTGGACGCCGCTGCGACGGAACAGGTCCCCGCAACCGCCGACGACTAG
- a CDS encoding extracellular solute-binding protein yields MTGRNVTQSRRRFLALGGATAATALAGCSGILGSGDGGDGGSGGTDTGAGQVSLSDFRGSGPLVAQREAPGGTSIEDLPDLSGELTLYLGGGEGGLYLDLIELLEQRYPDFEAEQRLEASSDLANTIIEENEAGASPADVFMSIDAGSLGAVANAGATASLPEEALSTVPEAYQDSEGRWVGIAGRARAIPYNTNQISESDIPSTVQEFPEATALENSMGWAPSYGAFQSFITAMRLIRDDDETMAWLQAMQDHGITTYDDEFRVSNACADGELTAGFANHYYTLRVQSARESSPIGLAFTEGDAGALVNVSGLEIINGTDNADLASNFVRHVLSAEAQEFFATRTFAYPMIPGVAPVGDLPRIDDLNPPDINLTELADVAGTVDLLRDAGVL; encoded by the coding sequence ATGACTGGACGTAACGTGACGCAGTCTCGACGGCGCTTCCTTGCTCTCGGCGGCGCGACTGCCGCAACAGCGCTTGCCGGTTGTTCCGGTATCCTCGGTAGTGGCGACGGCGGTGACGGTGGAAGTGGTGGGACTGACACCGGAGCCGGACAGGTCTCTCTTTCGGACTTCCGTGGCTCCGGCCCACTTGTGGCACAGCGGGAGGCCCCCGGCGGCACCTCTATCGAGGACCTACCCGACCTCAGCGGCGAGCTAACACTGTATCTCGGTGGTGGTGAAGGTGGACTGTATCTCGACCTCATCGAACTGCTCGAACAGCGCTACCCTGACTTCGAGGCTGAGCAGCGCCTCGAAGCTTCCAGCGACCTCGCGAACACGATTATCGAGGAAAACGAGGCGGGCGCAAGTCCCGCCGACGTGTTCATGTCCATCGACGCCGGCTCGCTCGGTGCCGTGGCCAACGCCGGCGCGACTGCGAGTCTCCCCGAGGAGGCTCTTTCGACGGTCCCCGAAGCCTATCAGGACAGTGAGGGCCGCTGGGTGGGAATCGCCGGTCGTGCCCGGGCGATTCCGTACAACACGAACCAGATTTCCGAGTCCGATATCCCGTCGACCGTTCAGGAGTTCCCCGAGGCGACTGCGCTGGAAAACAGCATGGGCTGGGCGCCGAGCTATGGCGCGTTCCAGTCGTTCATTACGGCGATGCGGCTCATCCGCGACGACGACGAGACGATGGCATGGCTGCAGGCGATGCAGGACCACGGTATCACCACCTACGACGACGAGTTCCGCGTGTCCAACGCCTGCGCCGACGGAGAACTGACCGCTGGCTTCGCCAACCACTACTACACGCTTCGGGTCCAGTCAGCCCGCGAAAGTTCGCCAATCGGCCTTGCATTCACCGAAGGCGACGCTGGTGCGCTCGTCAACGTCTCTGGCCTCGAAATCATCAACGGAACCGACAACGCGGACCTAGCGTCGAACTTCGTCCGGCACGTCCTCTCAGCGGAGGCACAGGAGTTCTTCGCCACTCGGACGTTCGCGTATCCGATGATTCCGGGTGTCGCACCGGTTGGCGACCTACCACGCATCGACGATCTGAACCCACCGGACATCAACCTGACTGAACTGGCTGACGTGGCTGGAACCGTTGATTTACTTCGGGACGCTGGCGTCCTCTAA
- a CDS encoding iron ABC transporter permease produces the protein MGTKDRYERLREQATMSERDSSPHTLLAVVSLAISLLLLAPLVWVFLRAGEIEFTRALALLTSDTTVSVTLNTLALVTGVTTASILIGVPLAILTAQTDLPFKRFWTITSALPLVVPSYIGAFAFVSAFGPRGVLADLLSPLGVEQIPTIYGLHGAILVLTLFTYPYVFLTTRASLLSFDGTVVEAARTLNHTRLEAFRRVTLPQIAPGIAAGALLVALYALSDFGTPAIMQYDVFTRMIYNEFGARRLDYASVLSMLLLVMALGILAVESRLNAGRDGAYVSSGSRRPGLIRLGYWKVPAVLFCAAIASLCLVLPVGILLQWLLRSGTGYSGGGFAFEAAYAWNSVGLAAAAAAICVVAALPIAYLSARGTSAVSSLPERATYVGYAVPGVVLGLALVYLGLRYVPFLYQSVILLVFAYVIRFLPQAVGTTESSILQVDPQYIEAARSLGYHPLSAFRKVVLPLVAPGIAAGAALVFLTTMKELPATLMLRPTGFETFVTYIWLVQGAGYYGQAAVPALVLVGLSGLSMLVILRREDTS, from the coding sequence ATGGGCACAAAAGACCGGTACGAGCGGCTTCGGGAGCAAGCGACGATGTCTGAACGAGACTCGTCGCCGCATACGCTGCTCGCAGTGGTCTCGCTGGCGATCTCGCTGCTGTTACTGGCACCGCTGGTGTGGGTATTTCTCCGAGCGGGCGAGATTGAGTTTACGCGTGCGCTTGCACTACTGACAAGCGACACGACCGTTTCAGTGACGCTGAACACGCTGGCGCTGGTGACTGGCGTTACCACCGCCTCGATCCTCATCGGTGTCCCGCTGGCGATTCTCACCGCCCAGACGGATCTGCCGTTCAAACGGTTCTGGACGATTACGTCTGCACTACCGCTGGTCGTCCCGAGCTACATCGGGGCCTTCGCGTTTGTCTCGGCATTTGGCCCCCGTGGCGTCCTCGCGGACCTGCTCTCGCCGCTCGGCGTCGAACAGATTCCGACGATATACGGCCTCCACGGCGCGATACTGGTACTGACGCTGTTTACATACCCATACGTGTTTTTGACGACGCGCGCGTCCCTGCTATCGTTCGACGGGACCGTCGTTGAGGCCGCTCGGACGCTGAACCACACTCGCTTAGAGGCGTTTCGCCGCGTCACGCTGCCACAGATTGCACCGGGCATCGCTGCCGGCGCACTGCTGGTGGCGCTGTACGCGCTTTCTGATTTCGGGACACCAGCGATTATGCAGTACGACGTGTTCACGCGGATGATCTACAACGAGTTCGGTGCCCGCCGACTGGACTACGCCTCCGTGCTCTCGATGCTGTTGCTCGTGATGGCGCTTGGCATCCTCGCCGTTGAGTCCCGTCTCAACGCCGGTAGAGACGGTGCCTACGTCAGCAGCGGCTCGCGACGACCCGGCCTCATCAGGCTCGGGTACTGGAAGGTTCCGGCGGTGCTGTTTTGCGCCGCTATCGCGTCGCTGTGTCTGGTGCTTCCGGTCGGTATCCTGCTCCAGTGGCTCCTCCGCTCCGGCACGGGCTACAGCGGTGGCGGCTTCGCGTTCGAGGCGGCCTACGCTTGGAACTCAGTTGGGCTTGCGGCCGCCGCGGCCGCTATCTGTGTCGTGGCGGCACTCCCGATTGCGTATCTCTCCGCGCGCGGCACGTCGGCTGTTTCGTCGCTCCCCGAGCGAGCCACGTACGTCGGCTACGCCGTCCCCGGTGTCGTCCTCGGGCTGGCACTGGTGTACCTCGGCCTCCGGTACGTCCCCTTCCTGTATCAGAGCGTCATTCTGCTAGTGTTCGCCTACGTGATTCGGTTCCTCCCGCAGGCCGTCGGGACGACCGAGTCCTCGATTCTTCAGGTCGACCCGCAGTACATCGAAGCGGCGCGGTCGCTGGGCTATCACCCGCTCTCGGCGTTCCGGAAGGTCGTCCTACCGCTGGTCGCGCCGGGCATCGCCGCTGGGGCCGCGCTGGTGTTCCTGACGACCATGAAGGAATTGCCGGCAACGCTGATGTTACGACCGACGGGCTTCGAAACGTTCGTCACGTACATCTGGCTCGTCCAAGGTGCCGGCTACTACGGACAGGCGGCGGTCCCGGCCCTCGTGCTCGTCGGCCTTTCCGGGCTCTCCATGCTGGTCATTCTTCGACGGGAGGACACAAGCTAA
- a CDS encoding ABC transporter ATP-binding protein: MSRQTRTQQTSDFDDVDAAVANPDRTVLELDDVSKDYGQELAVENLSLDVKDGELLTLLGPSGCGKTTTLRMIAGLERPSDGQISIADDIIADGSSFRKPEERNVGIVFQDYALFPHLTVAENIAFGLTEMEEDTVAERVDELLELVDLESHHDKMPSQLSGGQQQRVALARSLAPEPDVLLLDEPFSNLDVRLRVEMREEVRKILKRAGVTAISVTHDQEEALSISDRVAIMNDGTIAQIGDPAEVFENPESRFVASFLGQASFLSARVTNDRIETGLGSFDVELLNGPVEAYNGAMVDVLVRPDDLQAMPTNESKADGYVVHRQYNGPSFVYRVELHSGDVVHCMHNHVETFEPGQPVEVDLVADHDLAWYPTE, translated from the coding sequence ATGTCTCGACAAACGCGCACACAGCAAACATCGGACTTCGACGACGTTGACGCAGCGGTAGCGAACCCTGACCGAACGGTTCTGGAACTGGACGACGTCTCCAAGGACTACGGGCAGGAACTCGCCGTCGAGAACCTCTCACTCGACGTGAAAGACGGGGAACTGCTGACGCTGCTCGGTCCCTCGGGCTGTGGGAAGACGACAACGCTCCGGATGATTGCCGGACTAGAGCGCCCCTCCGACGGGCAGATTTCCATCGCCGACGACATCATCGCCGACGGGTCCTCGTTCCGGAAGCCCGAGGAGCGCAACGTCGGCATCGTCTTTCAGGACTACGCCCTGTTCCCGCATCTCACCGTCGCCGAAAACATCGCGTTCGGCCTGACTGAGATGGAGGAAGACACCGTCGCCGAGCGGGTCGACGAACTGCTCGAACTGGTCGACCTAGAGTCCCATCACGACAAGATGCCGAGCCAACTTTCGGGCGGCCAGCAGCAACGCGTCGCACTCGCACGCTCACTGGCCCCGGAACCGGATGTCCTCCTGCTCGACGAGCCGTTCTCGAATCTGGACGTGCGCCTGCGCGTCGAGATGCGCGAAGAGGTCCGCAAAATCCTCAAGCGGGCCGGCGTCACCGCCATCTCGGTGACCCACGACCAAGAGGAAGCGCTGTCGATAAGCGACCGTGTCGCCATCATGAACGACGGGACCATCGCCCAGATCGGCGACCCTGCCGAGGTGTTCGAAAACCCCGAGAGCCGCTTCGTCGCGAGCTTCCTCGGTCAGGCGAGTTTCCTCTCGGCTCGGGTGACCAACGACCGCATCGAGACAGGACTGGGATCGTTCGATGTGGAACTGCTGAACGGGCCGGTCGAGGCGTACAACGGAGCGATGGTGGACGTGCTCGTCCGGCCTGACGACCTGCAGGCGATGCCGACAAACGAGTCCAAGGCCGACGGCTACGTCGTCCACCGCCAGTACAACGGCCCCTCGTTCGTCTACCGGGTCGAACTCCACAGCGGCGACGTCGTCCACTGTATGCACAACCACGTCGAGACGTTCGAACCGGGCCAGCCCGTCGAGGTCGATCTAGTCGCCGACCACGACTTGGCCTGGTATCCGACGGAATGA
- a CDS encoding glycosyltransferase family 39 protein yields MKRLRQPGVQAGLVALLGGLVVFALAHIVFPHHTTNHDEGVYLQQAALLLEGQLFMYPPVEESFRPWFFVADGGRLYPKYAPVPAAMFAVGKLLGGYRVALGLISTGVLALTYHTVREAFDARTGVVATVLMLGSPLFLVEASVFLSYVPTTLWNLGFAAAYLHADRTGSRTTAACAGLSIGIAFFARPYTAVLFAAPFILHALWSLRTRDPARFKRVSLTAVGGLTGVAATLAYNRVVTGSALLFPYEVFAPQDGPGFGHREILGYSREFTPAMSLDANAELLWKLLTQWVVAGPLGTVAAAVGLGATARCDIDGRQAALAGVLLTVPLGNGYFWGTVNMLGDLSDPTDGLVAFLGPFYHVDMLVPLTAFGAVGVVAVARWARRRATEQVSADRVRPVLLAIALCGAALGGGAAVATASEPVSDNYETTQQLEHAYEPFEERNLDNSLVLLPTPYGDWLNHPFQSLRNDPGFDGDTVYAMQHRQFEVIGAYPDRTYYRYVFRGEWVPYLGLPVEPRLQPVSVAEGETVRTDVSASVPEQAALVSIRLTSEGANDYATVTGTDRLDVQLSSDRNRTRLTGDGVDDQVSVPTPEDGTVTLIMFVDYGTGAGFEYRAELPVDRTDDGVRALTPRLEVCKDQRRCGGEAAYVPGTHRDSISMNATTTVENT; encoded by the coding sequence ATGAAGCGACTGCGCCAGCCGGGGGTACAAGCCGGGCTGGTGGCACTGCTCGGCGGGCTCGTCGTCTTTGCGCTGGCTCATATCGTCTTTCCACACCACACCACCAACCACGACGAGGGCGTCTACCTCCAGCAGGCCGCACTGTTGCTGGAGGGACAACTGTTCATGTACCCGCCGGTCGAGGAGTCGTTTCGGCCGTGGTTCTTCGTCGCCGACGGCGGGCGGCTGTATCCGAAGTACGCACCCGTTCCGGCGGCGATGTTCGCCGTCGGGAAACTGCTGGGCGGCTACCGCGTCGCACTCGGCCTGATTTCGACCGGCGTGCTGGCACTGACCTATCACACCGTCCGCGAGGCCTTCGACGCTCGGACGGGCGTGGTGGCGACCGTCCTCATGCTCGGGTCGCCGCTGTTCCTCGTCGAGGCTTCGGTGTTCCTCTCGTACGTGCCGACGACGCTGTGGAACCTCGGGTTCGCCGCGGCGTATCTCCACGCCGACCGGACTGGAAGCCGAACGACGGCGGCCTGTGCAGGGCTCTCGATTGGCATTGCCTTCTTCGCGCGGCCATACACGGCGGTGCTGTTTGCGGCACCGTTTATTCTCCACGCGCTGTGGTCGCTCCGGACGCGCGACCCGGCGCGGTTCAAGCGCGTGTCACTGACCGCTGTCGGGGGGCTTACCGGTGTCGCCGCGACGCTCGCGTACAACCGCGTGGTCACCGGCTCTGCACTGCTGTTTCCGTACGAAGTGTTCGCCCCGCAGGACGGGCCGGGCTTCGGGCATCGGGAGATTCTGGGCTATTCCCGCGAGTTCACGCCAGCGATGTCGCTGGACGCCAACGCCGAACTCCTCTGGAAGCTTCTCACCCAGTGGGTCGTCGCCGGCCCGCTGGGAACGGTCGCTGCGGCTGTGGGTCTCGGGGCTACGGCCCGCTGCGACATAGACGGCCGCCAAGCGGCGCTGGCCGGCGTGCTGCTGACGGTCCCGCTCGGCAACGGCTACTTCTGGGGCACTGTGAATATGCTCGGGGACCTCTCGGACCCGACCGACGGGCTGGTCGCCTTCCTAGGGCCGTTCTACCACGTCGATATGCTCGTCCCACTGACTGCCTTCGGTGCCGTCGGCGTCGTCGCCGTCGCCCGATGGGCGCGCCGACGGGCCACCGAACAGGTCAGCGCCGACCGAGTCAGACCAGTCCTACTTGCGATAGCGCTCTGTGGCGCGGCGCTGGGCGGCGGCGCGGCCGTGGCGACGGCGTCCGAACCGGTCTCGGACAACTACGAGACGACCCAGCAACTCGAACACGCCTACGAGCCGTTCGAGGAGCGGAACCTCGACAACAGCCTCGTCTTGCTCCCGACGCCCTACGGCGATTGGCTCAATCACCCGTTCCAGTCGCTGCGCAACGACCCCGGCTTCGACGGCGACACCGTCTACGCGATGCAACACCGCCAGTTCGAGGTCATCGGCGCCTACCCCGACCGGACGTACTACCGGTACGTGTTCCGCGGCGAGTGGGTCCCGTATCTGGGATTGCCCGTCGAACCACGGCTCCAACCGGTGTCGGTCGCGGAGGGTGAAACGGTCCGAACTGACGTGTCAGCGTCGGTCCCGGAGCAGGCCGCGCTGGTCTCGATCCGGCTGACAAGCGAGGGCGCAAACGACTACGCGACTGTCACCGGAACTGACCGGCTGGACGTACAGCTGTCGTCTGACAGAAACCGAACACGGCTCACCGGCGACGGTGTTGACGATCAGGTCAGCGTGCCGACGCCGGAAGACGGGACGGTGACGCTCATCATGTTCGTCGACTACGGGACCGGCGCGGGGTTCGAATACCGGGCGGAGCTCCCAGTCGACCGGACAGACGACGGCGTTCGAGCGCTGACGCCGCGGCTCGAAGTCTGTAAGGACCAGCGCCGCTGTGGCGGCGAAGCGGCGTACGTCCCGGGCACGCATCGCGATAGCATCAGCATGAACGCGACCACCACAGTCGAAAATACGTGA